GACTGCCATATTCACTTTTTCTGCCAGGATATTACGAAATATTTTAATGACGAAATTTTTTGCGCGCTTGAGGATAGAAAGGGGCACACGCTATTCACTGTCCCGTATTGTTCAATACTTCGTTTTATTCATTGGTGTTATTGTTGCCTTTCAAGTGATCGGCATTGATCTCAGTGGGCTGCTTGTCATTTTCGGCTTTCTTTCCGTTGGGATCGGTTTTGGCTTGCAGAATATCACCTCTAATTTCATATCAGGCCTGATTTTGTTGTTCGAGCGCCATATCAGAGTGGGGGACCGGGTCACGGTCGGCGACACGGAAGGAGACGTCACCGAGATTAATATTCGTTCAACGACTATTCGATCTTTAAGAAATATATCGATTATTGTTCCAAATTCAGAGTTTATCTCGGGCACCGTTGTGAATTGGTCTCATAGCGATCCGAAGGTTCGTCTTGATATACCCGTGGGTGTCTCCTACAGTTCTGACCTGGATACGGTATTGCGGTCGCTGAAGGAGGTTGCCGAGGAGCGTTCAGAAGTATTACGTAAGCCGCCGCCAGAGGTCCTGCTTGAAGAATTTGCGGATTCATCCTGGAACATGAGTCTCCGCGTGTGGATTAATGATCCCAAACGGAATCGCTTGGTGCGCTCCGATATTAATTGTGCAATCGTTCGAAAATTCCGTGAAAATAATATAGAGATTCCTTTCCCGCAACGCGATCTCCATATCATCCCATCCCTGCCACTTCCTCTGGAATCTCCAAAGAAAGAATTGGCGGACGGCAACAAGGAATAAAACCGCCCTGAAGTCTGGATGAAACAGCTTGATCCGCATCTCAAGCCTTTCTCAACCGGACCTCGTGAGAGCGGCCTTGAGTCGAAGTCCGGTGTAGGCGGCGTAAAATTTAACCGCGCTTTTCAAGCGATAGTAGAAAACAAGATCAAGCAGGGTTTCCATTGTAAAGGACTTTAAGGCTCCCAACATCAGGTTCACCTTTTGATCATCCGCTTCCCGGTAGATATTTTGCGTGAGTTGTTCGGAAACGATCCATTTGAATCCGCTCATGCGGCGCATTGCTACTTTGTATCCCTGAAAATTGACGATCTTGTTATCAAGTAAATTGTTCACATGAAGGGCCGCGACCCGGCCGCTCATCATGGCATGACGTATCCCCTCGAAAGTCAAGGGGTTAACGGTAGAAACCGCATCCCCGATGGCAATGATATTTTTATCGAAATAACGGTCGCGTTGATGGGAGGTATAGGAGAGGGTTTTTCCGTGTTGATCGAGGATCGTGATGGCGTCGGTTTGAAGGCAGGCCGACATCAACCGGTCGAGATAAAAACGAAATGATTTTTGATGCGGCACAACCTGCTCATTTGGATAATTCCGACCGAC
Above is a genomic segment from Candidatus Manganitrophaceae bacterium containing:
- a CDS encoding mechanosensitive ion channel family protein, giving the protein MTFLEVIAIIKGILDFTIFKVGETNVTTRSLITFGMVTAIFTFSARILRNILMTKFFARLRIERGTRYSLSRIVQYFVLFIGVIVAFQVIGIDLSGLLVIFGFLSVGIGFGLQNITSNFISGLILLFERHIRVGDRVTVGDTEGDVTEINIRSTTIRSLRNISIIVPNSEFISGTVVNWSHSDPKVRLDIPVGVSYSSDLDTVLRSLKEVAEERSEVLRKPPPEVLLEEFADSSWNMSLRVWINDPKRNRLVRSDINCAIVRKFRENNIEIPFPQRDLHIIPSLPLPLESPKKELADGNKE